Proteins from one Bradyrhizobium amphicarpaeae genomic window:
- a CDS encoding NAD-dependent succinate-semialdehyde dehydrogenase, with amino-acid sequence MTPPAAARATQATATLRDRLKDPALLKEACYIDGAWVGTPVFAVNNPATGVELAKVPQLGADDTTKAVEAAQRAFPGWAKHTAKQRSNILRKWFELIIANREDLALILTSEQGKPLSEALGEVDIGAAYIEFFAEEARRVYGETIPTQRPDARLLAIKQPIGVCGAITPWNFPNSMITRKVSPALAAGCTVVLKPANETPLSALALAVLAEKAGIPKGVLNIVTGDAPPIGKVLCEHPAVRFVGFTGSTAVGKILYQQASVGVKRLGLELGGNAPFVVFDDADIDAAVEGAIVSKYRNMGQTCVCANRLYAQDKIYDEFVQKLSKKVAAMKIGDGTESGVTQGPLINMKAVDKVERHIADAVKRGAKVVTGGKRSELGRSFFEPTVLADVKSDSLVAQEETFGPLAPVIRFKDEADVVAMCNASPFGLASYFYSRDLGRVWRVAEALESGMVGVNTGLITTEVAPFGGVKESGLGREGSHHGMEEYVEIKYVMMAGV; translated from the coding sequence ATGACCCCGCCCGCTGCCGCACGCGCCACGCAAGCCACCGCCACCCTGCGCGACCGGTTGAAAGACCCGGCGCTGCTGAAGGAGGCCTGCTATATCGACGGCGCCTGGGTCGGTACGCCGGTGTTCGCGGTAAACAATCCCGCGACCGGCGTCGAGCTCGCAAAAGTGCCGCAGCTTGGTGCGGACGACACGACCAAGGCGGTCGAGGCTGCGCAGCGCGCCTTTCCTGGCTGGGCCAAGCACACCGCCAAGCAGCGTTCCAACATCCTGCGCAAATGGTTCGAACTGATCATCGCCAACCGCGAGGATCTCGCGCTGATCCTCACCTCCGAGCAGGGCAAGCCGCTCTCCGAGGCGCTCGGCGAGGTCGACATCGGCGCGGCCTATATCGAGTTCTTCGCCGAGGAAGCCCGCCGCGTCTACGGAGAGACCATTCCGACGCAGCGGCCCGACGCCCGGCTGCTCGCGATCAAGCAGCCGATCGGCGTCTGCGGCGCGATCACGCCGTGGAATTTCCCCAACTCGATGATCACGCGCAAGGTCTCGCCGGCGCTCGCCGCCGGCTGCACCGTGGTGCTCAAGCCCGCCAACGAGACGCCGCTCTCCGCGCTGGCGCTGGCCGTACTCGCCGAGAAGGCCGGCATTCCCAAGGGCGTGCTCAACATCGTCACCGGTGACGCGCCGCCGATCGGCAAGGTGCTGTGCGAGCATCCGGCGGTGCGTTTCGTCGGCTTCACCGGCTCGACCGCAGTCGGCAAGATCCTCTACCAGCAAGCCTCCGTCGGCGTGAAGCGGCTCGGTCTCGAGCTCGGCGGCAACGCGCCCTTCGTGGTGTTCGACGACGCCGATATCGACGCCGCGGTCGAGGGCGCCATCGTCTCGAAATATCGCAACATGGGCCAGACTTGCGTCTGTGCCAACCGCCTCTACGCCCAGGACAAGATCTACGACGAGTTCGTGCAGAAGCTGTCGAAGAAGGTTGCCGCGATGAAGATCGGCGACGGCACGGAATCCGGCGTCACGCAGGGCCCGCTGATCAACATGAAGGCGGTCGACAAGGTCGAGCGCCACATCGCCGATGCCGTCAAGCGCGGTGCCAAGGTGGTGACCGGCGGCAAACGCAGCGAGCTCGGGCGCTCGTTCTTCGAACCGACCGTGCTGGCCGACGTCAAGTCGGACTCGCTGGTGGCGCAGGAAGAAACCTTCGGTCCGCTGGCGCCGGTGATCCGCTTCAAGGACGAAGCCGACGTGGTCGCAATGTGCAACGCCTCGCCGTTTGGCCTTGCGTCCTACTTCTACTCCCGCGATCTCGGCCGGGTCTGGCGCGTCGCCGAGGCGCTGGAATCAGGCATGGTCGGCGTCAACACCGGCCTGATCACCACCGAAGTCGCGCCCTTTGGCGGCGTCAAGGAGAGTGGCCTGGGGCGCGAAGGCTCGCATCACGGCATGGAAGAATATGTCGAGATCAAATACGTGATGATGGCGGGAGTGTAG
- a CDS encoding serine hydrolase domain-containing protein, giving the protein MQSKAQIDEILRQKSDAKEIPGVVAIAASGNDVLYQGAFGKRDLSKPDAMTADSVFWIASMTKAVTSAGAMQLVEQGKLSLDAPIGEVLPDLANPQVLEGFDAKGEAKLRPAKRPITLRQLMTHTAGFCYNMWNGDLAVYLDKNGIPPITTCQNAALKTPVMTDPGTRWEYGTNIDFVGKAVEAVSGKRLDAYLRDNLFNPLGMSDTAFKITDSMRKRLVGMHARGEDGQLASIPFELEQEPEFHMGGGGLYSTAADYIKFTQMILNKGRGNGNQVLKAETVATMGQNHIGDLAMGKMTTAAPMYTNDVDLYPEQVKKWGLSFMINTAKTAEGRSAGSLAWAGLANTYYWIDPARDVTGVILMQLLPFADGKCLEAFAGFERGVYAGLDAGSGQKAA; this is encoded by the coding sequence ATGCAAAGCAAAGCTCAGATCGACGAGATTCTGCGCCAGAAAAGCGACGCCAAGGAGATTCCGGGTGTCGTCGCGATCGCCGCCAGCGGCAACGACGTGCTTTATCAGGGCGCGTTCGGCAAGCGCGACCTGTCCAAGCCCGACGCGATGACGGCCGACAGCGTGTTCTGGATCGCCTCGATGACGAAGGCGGTGACATCGGCGGGCGCGATGCAGCTGGTCGAGCAGGGCAAGCTGTCGCTGGATGCGCCGATCGGCGAGGTGCTGCCCGATCTCGCCAATCCGCAAGTGCTCGAGGGCTTCGATGCCAAAGGCGAGGCGAAGCTGCGGCCGGCCAAGCGGCCGATCACGCTGCGCCAGCTCATGACCCACACCGCCGGCTTCTGCTACAATATGTGGAACGGCGATCTCGCGGTCTATCTCGACAAGAACGGCATTCCCCCGATCACCACCTGCCAGAACGCGGCGCTGAAGACGCCTGTGATGACCGACCCCGGCACGCGCTGGGAATACGGCACCAATATCGACTTCGTCGGCAAGGCCGTGGAAGCCGTCAGCGGCAAGCGGCTCGACGCCTATTTGCGCGACAATCTGTTCAACCCGCTCGGCATGAGCGACACGGCGTTCAAGATCACCGACAGCATGCGCAAACGCCTCGTCGGCATGCATGCGCGCGGCGAGGACGGCCAGCTCGCATCGATTCCGTTCGAGCTCGAGCAAGAGCCGGAATTCCACATGGGCGGCGGCGGCCTCTATTCGACCGCGGCCGACTACATCAAGTTCACCCAGATGATCCTGAACAAGGGCCGCGGCAACGGCAACCAGGTGCTGAAGGCCGAGACCGTCGCGACGATGGGACAGAACCACATCGGCGATCTCGCCATGGGCAAGATGACGACGGCCGCGCCGATGTACACCAACGACGTCGATCTCTATCCGGAGCAGGTCAAGAAATGGGGCCTCAGCTTCATGATCAACACAGCCAAGACAGCCGAAGGTCGCAGCGCCGGCAGCCTCGCCTGGGCGGGCCTTGCCAACACCTACTACTGGATCGACCCGGCCCGCGACGTCACCGGCGTCATCCTGATGCAGCTGCTGCCCTTCGCCGACGGCAAATGCCTGGAAGCATTCGCGGGCTTCGAGCGCGGGGTCTATGCCGGGCTCGATGCAGGGAGCGGGCAGAAGGCGGCGTGA
- a CDS encoding AMP-binding protein, whose product MTDKADSYVCGISDTPLLGDTIGRSLDQAVRRWGSREALVSPSHGVRWTWKEFAGQVDALAAGFLALGLERGERIGIWSLNRPEWTLTQFAAAKAGLILVTINPAYRLSELEFALKKVGCAAIVTATAFKTSNYMEMLNTLLPELARAKPGQLQAARLPALRMVIQIGGPAASGTIPFEEVARMGRAEHREQLAALGAALQFDDPVNIQFTSGTTGSPKGVTLTHHNILNNGYFTGRAMRLTEQDRICIPVPLYHCFGMVMGNLASVTLGTTMVYPGEGFDPLATLRAVEQEKCTALYGVPTMFIAELDHPEFKNFNLKSLRTGIMAGAPCPIEVMKRVNTEMNMHEVTIAYGMTETSPVSFQSATDDPLERRVSTVGRIHPHVEVKVVDLEGKIVKRGERGELCTRGYSVMLGYWEEKEKTSDVLDANGWMHTGDLATIDASGYCNIVGRIKDLVIRGGENLYPREIEEFLYRHPKVQDVQIFGVADSRYGEELCAWIRVRPGETLTAEEVRAFCDGQIAHNKIPRYVEFVDEFPMTVTGKIQKFVMRDAVEQRLGLTAAKTA is encoded by the coding sequence TTGACGGATAAAGCGGACAGCTACGTTTGCGGCATCTCGGACACACCGCTGCTCGGCGACACCATCGGTCGCAGCCTCGACCAGGCGGTGCGGCGCTGGGGGAGCCGCGAGGCGCTGGTCTCGCCCAGCCACGGCGTCAGATGGACCTGGAAAGAATTCGCCGGGCAGGTCGACGCGCTCGCCGCCGGCTTTCTCGCGCTCGGCCTCGAACGCGGGGAGCGGATCGGCATCTGGTCGCTGAACCGGCCGGAATGGACGCTGACGCAGTTCGCCGCCGCCAAGGCCGGCCTGATCCTGGTGACGATCAATCCGGCCTACCGGCTCAGCGAGCTGGAATTCGCGCTGAAAAAGGTCGGCTGCGCCGCGATCGTCACCGCCACCGCGTTCAAGACCAGCAACTACATGGAGATGCTCAACACGCTGCTGCCGGAGCTGGCGCGTGCCAAACCCGGACAGTTGCAGGCGGCGCGACTGCCGGCCTTGCGGATGGTGATCCAGATCGGCGGCCCGGCGGCCTCAGGCACGATCCCCTTCGAGGAGGTCGCGCGCATGGGCAGAGCGGAGCATCGCGAGCAACTTGCCGCGCTCGGTGCTGCGCTTCAGTTCGACGACCCCGTCAACATCCAGTTCACCAGCGGCACCACGGGATCGCCGAAGGGCGTGACGCTGACCCACCACAACATCCTCAACAACGGCTATTTCACGGGACGCGCGATGCGGCTGACCGAGCAGGATCGCATCTGCATTCCGGTGCCGCTCTATCATTGCTTCGGGATGGTGATGGGCAACCTCGCTTCCGTTACGCTCGGCACCACCATGGTCTACCCCGGCGAGGGCTTCGATCCGCTGGCGACGCTGCGCGCGGTCGAGCAGGAGAAATGCACCGCGCTGTATGGCGTGCCGACCATGTTCATCGCGGAGCTCGATCACCCCGAATTCAAGAACTTCAATTTGAAATCACTCCGCACCGGCATCATGGCGGGCGCGCCCTGCCCGATCGAGGTGATGAAGCGCGTCAACACCGAGATGAACATGCACGAGGTCACCATCGCCTATGGCATGACCGAGACCAGCCCGGTGAGCTTCCAGAGCGCGACCGACGATCCGCTCGAGCGGCGCGTCTCCACGGTCGGCCGCATCCACCCGCATGTCGAGGTGAAGGTGGTCGATCTCGAAGGCAAAATCGTGAAGCGCGGCGAGCGCGGGGAGCTCTGCACCCGCGGCTACAGCGTCATGCTGGGCTATTGGGAGGAGAAGGAAAAGACCTCAGACGTGCTCGACGCCAATGGCTGGATGCACACCGGCGACCTCGCCACCATCGATGCATCAGGCTATTGCAACATCGTCGGCCGCATCAAGGACCTGGTGATCCGCGGCGGCGAGAACCTTTATCCGCGCGAGATCGAGGAATTCCTGTACCGTCACCCCAAGGTCCAGGACGTGCAGATTTTTGGCGTCGCCGACAGCCGCTACGGCGAGGAGCTCTGTGCCTGGATCCGCGTCAGGCCGGGCGAAACGCTGACGGCCGAGGAGGTCCGCGCCTTCTGCGACGGCCAGATCGCGCACAACAAGATTCCGCGCTACGTCGAATTCGTCGACGAGTTTCCGATGACGGTGACGGGCAAGATCCAGAAATTCGTGATGCGCGATGCCGTGGAGCAACGGCTGGGGCTGACGGCGGCGAAGACGGCGTGA
- a CDS encoding adenosine kinase, whose translation MADVKYDVLGIGNALFDVLVRTDEAFLAKHGMAKGSMSLIDEARAAAIYKDMGPATEVSGGSAANTIVGIGSLGARAAYVGKVKDDQIGKLYVHDIRAAGVAFNTPAATDGPATGCSYILVTDDGERTMNTYLGAAQDLSPADIDPAEIAAAGIVYLEGYLWDPKNAKDAFVKAAKIAHDARRKVALTLSDSFCVDRYRDEFLSLMRNGTVDIVFANESELHSLYMTSDFDTALKQLRNDVNLGVVTRSEKGCMVVSSEDAVAAPAFPVDKVVDTTGAGDLFAAGFLYGLSRNLAYKQCGELGALAAAEVIQHIGARPLVSLKELAGQRGLTV comes from the coding sequence ATGGCTGACGTGAAATATGACGTTCTCGGCATCGGCAACGCGCTGTTCGACGTGCTGGTCAGGACCGACGAGGCCTTTCTGGCCAAGCACGGCATGGCCAAGGGCAGCATGTCCCTGATCGACGAGGCGCGGGCGGCCGCCATCTACAAGGACATGGGGCCGGCCACTGAAGTCTCGGGCGGCTCGGCTGCCAACACCATCGTCGGCATCGGCAGCCTGGGGGCCCGCGCCGCCTATGTCGGCAAGGTCAAGGACGACCAGATCGGCAAGCTCTACGTCCACGATATCCGCGCCGCCGGCGTCGCCTTCAACACGCCCGCCGCGACGGATGGCCCCGCCACCGGCTGCTCCTACATCCTGGTCACGGATGACGGCGAGCGCACCATGAACACCTATCTCGGCGCGGCGCAGGACCTGTCGCCCGCCGACATCGACCCGGCCGAGATCGCCGCGGCCGGCATCGTCTATCTCGAGGGTTATCTCTGGGACCCCAAGAACGCCAAGGATGCCTTCGTCAAGGCGGCCAAGATCGCCCATGACGCCAGGCGCAAGGTGGCGCTGACGCTGTCGGATTCCTTCTGCGTCGACCGCTATCGCGACGAGTTTCTCTCCTTGATGCGCAACGGCACCGTCGACATCGTGTTCGCCAACGAGTCCGAGCTGCATTCGCTCTACATGACCTCGGACTTCGACACCGCGCTGAAGCAGCTGCGCAACGACGTCAATCTCGGCGTGGTCACCCGCAGTGAGAAGGGCTGCATGGTGGTCTCGTCTGAAGACGCCGTCGCAGCGCCTGCGTTCCCGGTCGACAAGGTGGTCGACACCACCGGGGCCGGCGATCTGTTCGCAGCAGGCTTTTTGTACGGCCTGTCGCGCAATCTCGCCTACAAGCAGTGCGGTGAGCTCGGTGCGCTCGCGGCTGCCGAAGTCATCCAGCACATCGGCGCGAGGCCGCTGGTGTCGCTGAAGGAGCTGGCCGGCCAGCGCGGGCTGACGGTTTAA
- the murJ gene encoding murein biosynthesis integral membrane protein MurJ — translation MIRSFLTVSTGTLASRLLGFARDSLIAALLGTGAVADAFLAAFQLVNVVRRLLSEGALNAALVPAWLRVRDRDGAAAAAAFAGRVLGTVSAALIAISLGIALLMPLIMTVIAPGFVGSTTLDLAVANARLMLPYLAFAGPVTVLMGLLNAQGRFALTAFSPLLFNIALIAAIALLLVWHADAGFAAWLLAATVGVAGLLQLLMLLSQRSARLATPLRISFDKEMRGFFAKAIPGMIASSGPQWLMVAGAIIASATPSAVSWLYFANRLIELPLGIVGVAMGTVLVPELTRAVASSDREAVAHAQSRALELATGLALPATLGLIVLAEPIVRLLFEHGAFGAGDSAATAHALMWLALGLPAHVLIKALSPAFYARGDTMTPLLATAKGFVVAVGLAVLLGHFFGASGIAASIAAGAWSSALSLLRKGTSAFGFSVDAAARKRLPRIVLAAAVMGALLWLTTGLVPAEAHGFIKFIALGLQIAAGIAVYGLLLQILGAASWREAAAALKRAA, via the coding sequence ATGATCCGCTCCTTCCTGACCGTCTCGACGGGAACGCTGGCCTCGCGGCTGCTGGGTTTTGCCCGCGATTCCCTGATTGCCGCCCTGCTCGGCACGGGCGCCGTGGCGGACGCGTTTCTGGCGGCGTTTCAGCTCGTCAACGTGGTGCGCCGGCTGCTCAGCGAGGGGGCACTGAACGCGGCGCTGGTCCCGGCCTGGCTGCGCGTCCGGGACCGCGACGGCGCGGCGGCTGCGGCGGCATTCGCGGGACGCGTGCTCGGCACCGTCAGCGCGGCGCTGATCGCGATCTCGCTCGGCATTGCCCTGTTGATGCCGCTGATCATGACGGTGATCGCGCCCGGCTTTGTTGGCAGCACAACGCTCGATCTCGCCGTCGCGAACGCGCGGCTGATGCTGCCTTATCTCGCCTTCGCCGGCCCCGTCACGGTGCTGATGGGCCTGCTGAATGCGCAGGGACGCTTTGCGCTCACGGCATTCTCGCCGCTGCTGTTCAACATCGCGCTGATCGCCGCGATCGCCTTGCTGCTGGTCTGGCACGCTGACGCCGGCTTCGCCGCCTGGCTGCTGGCCGCCACGGTCGGCGTCGCCGGCCTGCTGCAACTCCTGATGCTGCTGTCGCAGCGCAGCGCGCGCCTTGCGACGCCGCTGCGCATCAGTTTCGACAAGGAGATGCGCGGCTTCTTCGCCAAGGCGATCCCCGGCATGATCGCAAGCTCGGGCCCGCAATGGCTGATGGTGGCCGGCGCGATCATCGCATCGGCGACGCCGTCCGCGGTGTCCTGGCTGTATTTCGCCAACCGCCTGATCGAGCTGCCGCTAGGCATCGTCGGCGTCGCCATGGGCACCGTGCTGGTGCCGGAGCTGACACGCGCCGTCGCCAGTTCCGACAGGGAGGCGGTGGCGCATGCGCAATCGCGCGCGCTTGAGCTTGCGACCGGGCTGGCGCTCCCTGCCACGCTCGGCCTGATCGTGCTGGCCGAACCGATCGTGCGGCTGTTGTTCGAGCATGGCGCGTTTGGTGCCGGGGACAGCGCGGCGACCGCGCATGCGCTGATGTGGCTGGCGCTGGGCCTGCCCGCGCACGTGCTGATCAAGGCGCTGTCGCCGGCCTTCTATGCCCGCGGCGACACGATGACGCCGCTGCTGGCGACGGCCAAGGGCTTTGTGGTCGCGGTCGGCCTTGCCGTGCTGCTCGGCCATTTCTTCGGCGCCAGCGGGATTGCGGCGAGCATCGCGGCCGGCGCCTGGAGCAGCGCGCTCTCGCTGCTCCGCAAGGGCACGTCCGCGTTCGGCTTCTCCGTCGACGCCGCCGCCCGCAAGCGGCTGCCGCGGATCGTGCTCGCCGCCGCGGTCATGGGCGCCCTGCTCTGGCTGACCACAGGCCTCGTGCCCGCCGAGGCGCACGGCTTCATCAAATTCATCGCGCTCGGCCTGCAGATCGCGGCCGGGATCGCCGTTTACGGCCTGCTGCTGCAAATCCTCGGCGCCGCTTCCTGGCGCGAGGCGGCAGCCGCCTTGAAGCGGGCCGCCTAG
- the trpS gene encoding tryptophan--tRNA ligase, whose translation MPFVERVFSGVQPTGNLHLGNYLGAIVNFVKMQETHSCIYCVVDMHAITQGIDVWGGPAELTRNTREVTAAFIAAGIDPNKHIVFNQSQVSGHAELAWIFNCVARMGWLGRMTQFKEKAGKDRENASVGLFDYPVLMAADILLYRATHVPVGEDQKQHLELSRDIAQKFNNDFGDSIRTQGANDGLFFPLPEPLITGPATRVMSLRDGTKKMSKSDASDNSRINLTDDADTIAQKIRKAKTDPEPLPSEEKGLDSRPEADNLVGIFAALSGRAKADVLREFGGGQFSSFKNALAELCVTKLAPIAGEMKRLVADPGHIDAILNDGADRARAIADETMKLSKDIVGFIRRR comes from the coding sequence ATGCCATTCGTTGAACGGGTCTTTTCGGGCGTCCAGCCGACGGGCAATCTGCATCTCGGCAATTACCTCGGCGCGATCGTCAACTTCGTGAAGATGCAGGAAACCCACAGCTGCATCTATTGCGTCGTCGACATGCACGCGATCACGCAGGGCATCGACGTCTGGGGCGGCCCGGCCGAGCTCACGCGCAACACCCGCGAGGTCACCGCGGCGTTCATCGCGGCCGGCATCGATCCCAACAAGCACATCGTGTTCAACCAGAGCCAGGTCTCGGGCCATGCCGAGCTCGCCTGGATCTTCAACTGCGTCGCGCGCATGGGCTGGCTCGGCCGCATGACCCAGTTCAAGGAGAAGGCCGGCAAGGACCGTGAGAACGCCTCCGTCGGCCTGTTCGACTATCCCGTGCTGATGGCCGCCGACATCCTGCTCTACCGCGCCACTCACGTGCCGGTCGGCGAGGACCAGAAGCAGCATCTCGAGCTCTCGCGCGACATCGCGCAGAAGTTCAACAACGATTTCGGCGACTCCATTCGCACCCAGGGCGCCAATGACGGCCTGTTCTTCCCGCTGCCGGAACCCCTGATCACGGGCCCGGCGACGCGCGTGATGAGCCTGCGCGACGGCACCAAGAAGATGTCGAAGTCCGATGCGTCGGACAATTCGCGCATCAATCTGACCGACGATGCCGACACCATCGCGCAGAAGATCCGCAAGGCGAAGACCGATCCGGAGCCGCTGCCGTCGGAGGAGAAGGGGCTGGACTCCCGCCCCGAAGCCGACAATCTCGTCGGCATCTTCGCCGCGCTCTCCGGCCGCGCCAAGGCGGACGTGCTGCGCGAATTCGGCGGCGGCCAGTTCTCCAGCTTCAAGAACGCGCTGGCGGAGCTGTGCGTCACCAAGCTTGCTCCGATCGCCGGCGAGATGAAGCGCCTTGTCGCCGACCCCGGCCATATCGACGCCATCCTCAACGACGGCGCCGACCGGGCCCGGGCGATCGCCGACGAGACCATGAAGCTCTCCAAGGATATCGTCGGCTTCATCCGCAGGCGCTAG
- a CDS encoding universal stress protein, which produces MTSKRLCFEPGHKPKCLVVVDDTAEWDRAVYYASRWAIRAGGGVVMLRIIEPEQQTQEWLGVADIMRAEAQEAAEAALDRAAGRANGIAAITPERVIREGAPMEQLLAVIDEDPEIAMLVLAANPGAEGPGPLVSLLAHALGTFPIPVTIISGALSDQSVDSLS; this is translated from the coding sequence ATGACCAGCAAGCGACTTTGCTTCGAGCCGGGTCACAAGCCCAAATGCCTCGTCGTCGTCGACGACACCGCCGAATGGGATCGCGCGGTCTATTATGCCAGTCGCTGGGCGATCCGCGCCGGCGGCGGCGTAGTGATGCTGCGCATCATCGAGCCTGAACAGCAGACCCAGGAATGGCTCGGAGTCGCCGACATCATGCGCGCCGAAGCGCAGGAAGCAGCGGAGGCCGCGCTCGACCGCGCCGCCGGCCGCGCCAATGGCATCGCCGCGATCACACCGGAGCGGGTGATCCGCGAGGGCGCGCCGATGGAACAGCTGCTCGCCGTGATCGACGAGGACCCCGAGATCGCCATGCTGGTGCTCGCCGCCAATCCCGGTGCGGAAGGGCCGGGGCCATTGGTCTCATTGCTGGCGCATGCGCTGGGGACGTTCCCGATTCCCGTGACGATCATTTCCGGCGCGCTGAGCGACCAAAGCGTGGATTCGCTGTCGTAG
- a CDS encoding NifU family protein, whose protein sequence is MFIQTEATPNPATLKFIPGRAVVDGSPMEFASRESAAQSPLAEKLFEVPGVTGVFYGSDFITVTKANGEWQQLKPAILGAIMEHYMSGAPLLADGAAQSAADLDDEDEFFDESDAETVDMIKDLIETRVRPAVANDGGDITFRGFKDGIVYLNMKGSCAGCPSSTATLQHGIQNLLKHFVPDVVEVRPM, encoded by the coding sequence ATGTTCATTCAAACCGAAGCCACCCCCAATCCCGCCACGCTGAAGTTCATTCCCGGCCGCGCCGTGGTCGACGGCAGCCCGATGGAGTTTGCGAGCCGCGAATCGGCTGCGCAGTCGCCGCTCGCCGAAAAACTGTTCGAGGTGCCCGGCGTCACCGGCGTGTTCTACGGATCGGACTTCATCACCGTCACCAAGGCGAACGGTGAATGGCAGCAGCTCAAGCCCGCGATTCTCGGCGCCATTATGGAGCACTACATGTCCGGCGCGCCGCTGCTCGCCGATGGCGCAGCCCAGAGCGCTGCCGATCTCGACGACGAGGACGAGTTCTTCGACGAGTCCGACGCCGAGACGGTCGACATGATCAAGGACCTGATCGAGACCCGCGTGCGGCCGGCGGTCGCCAATGACGGCGGCGACATCACCTTCCGCGGCTTCAAGGACGGCATTGTCTATCTCAACATGAAGGGCTCGTGCGCCGGTTGCCCGTCGTCGACAGCGACCCTCCAGCACGGCATCCAGAATTTGCTGAAGCACTTCGTGCCCGACGTGGTTGAAGTGCGACCGATGTAA
- a CDS encoding methyl-accepting chemotaxis protein gives MSFWRSGSSAREALAQVIALGKSQAVIEFNLDGTIITANQNFLDVMGYRLDEIAGKHHSVFVMPEERGSAAYRDFWARLGRGEYQAAEYKRLGKGGREIWIQASYNPIINEAGKPVKVVKFATDITARKIRSLEDAGKISAIGRAQAVIEFNLDGTIITANENFLSVMGYSLDEIQGRHHSMFVGASERDSAAYRAFWANLARSEFQSAEYKRFGKDGKEVWILASYNPILDDAGKPFKVVKFATDISAQKLSNANFAGQIEAIGKSQAVIEFDMDGKILTANENFLGALGYTLSEIVGKHHGMFVGADERDSEAYRAFWARLNAGEFQSGEYQRVGKGGRQVFIQASYNPIRDLNGKPFKVVKYASDTTAQVIARKRSEKVRDMMESVAAGAEELNASVREIAEAMTRSRETASTAVGRVEAADQQAQRLTQAAESMSMIVQLIGNITGQINLLALNATIESARAGEAGRGFAVVASEVKNLANQAKQAADRIEQEIGNLNGISVDVVAALGAIRGAIEGVSEYVASTAAAVEEQSTVTSEMSASMRKAAEEAASIGQAA, from the coding sequence ATGTCTTTTTGGCGAAGCGGTTCTTCGGCTAGGGAGGCTTTGGCTCAAGTCATCGCACTCGGCAAGTCACAGGCGGTGATCGAATTCAATCTCGACGGCACCATCATCACGGCCAACCAGAATTTCCTGGACGTGATGGGCTACCGGCTCGACGAGATCGCCGGCAAGCACCACAGCGTGTTCGTGATGCCGGAGGAACGGGGCAGCGCCGCCTATCGCGATTTCTGGGCGCGGCTTGGTCGCGGCGAATATCAGGCCGCCGAATACAAGCGGCTCGGCAAGGGCGGCCGCGAGATCTGGATCCAGGCGTCCTACAATCCGATCATCAACGAGGCCGGCAAGCCGGTAAAAGTGGTCAAGTTCGCGACCGACATCACCGCGCGCAAGATCCGCAGCCTGGAGGATGCCGGAAAGATCTCCGCGATCGGCCGCGCCCAGGCGGTGATCGAGTTCAACCTCGACGGCACCATCATCACCGCCAACGAGAATTTCCTGAGTGTGATGGGCTATTCGCTCGACGAGATCCAGGGCCGGCATCACAGCATGTTCGTCGGGGCGAGCGAGCGCGACAGCGCGGCCTATCGCGCGTTCTGGGCGAACCTTGCCCGCAGCGAATTCCAATCAGCCGAGTACAAGCGTTTCGGCAAGGACGGAAAGGAGGTCTGGATTCTCGCCTCCTACAATCCGATCCTTGATGACGCCGGCAAGCCGTTCAAGGTGGTGAAGTTCGCCACCGACATCAGCGCGCAAAAGCTGTCAAACGCGAATTTCGCCGGGCAGATCGAGGCGATCGGCAAGTCGCAGGCCGTGATCGAGTTCGACATGGATGGCAAGATTTTGACCGCCAACGAGAACTTCCTCGGTGCGCTCGGCTACACGTTGTCCGAGATCGTCGGCAAGCATCACGGCATGTTCGTGGGCGCCGATGAGCGCGACAGCGAAGCCTATCGTGCGTTCTGGGCGAGGCTGAACGCAGGTGAATTCCAGTCCGGCGAATATCAGCGCGTCGGCAAGGGCGGCCGGCAGGTCTTCATCCAGGCCTCCTACAATCCGATCCGTGACCTCAACGGGAAACCGTTCAAGGTCGTGAAATACGCCTCCGACACCACCGCCCAGGTGATCGCGCGCAAGCGCAGCGAGAAGGTGCGCGACATGATGGAATCGGTCGCCGCCGGCGCCGAGGAGTTGAACGCCTCGGTGCGCGAGATCGCGGAGGCGATGACCCGCTCGCGCGAGACGGCATCGACCGCGGTGGGGCGGGTCGAGGCAGCGGACCAGCAGGCGCAGCGGCTGACGCAGGCGGCGGAGTCGATGAGCATGATCGTGCAGCTCATCGGCAACATCACCGGTCAGATCAATTTGCTGGCGCTGAATGCGACTATCGAATCCGCGCGTGCAGGCGAGGCCGGTCGGGGCTTTGCGGTGGTGGCATCGGAAGTGAAGAACCTCGCCAATCAGGCCAAGCAGGCAGCCGACCGGATCGAGCAGGAGATCGGCAATCTGAACGGCATCTCGGTCGACGTGGTCGCTGCGTTGGGGGCGATCAGGGGCGCGATCGAGGGCGTCAGCGAATATGTGGCGTCAACAGCCGCCGCTGTCGAGGAGCAGAGCACGGTCACCAGCGAGATGTCGGCGAGCATGCGCAAGGCGGCGGAAGAAGCCGCGAGCATCGGTCAGGCGGCGTAG